One window of the Magnolia sinica isolate HGM2019 chromosome 19, MsV1, whole genome shotgun sequence genome contains the following:
- the LOC131235206 gene encoding nuclear matrix constituent protein 1-like isoform X1 has protein sequence MFTPQRKGWSGWSISPRADGQRNGLVLSNPKSAGGKGKGVEGSVPLLPPPLDSLDENGGDAAIDGGGDMEVWQRFREAGLLDEVSLEKKDREALFERLSRLEQELHEYQYNMGLLLIEKKEWTSKYNDLREMVAEAEETLKREQSKHFIAISEVEKREENLKEALGVEKQCVVDLEKALHEMRAQYAEIKFNSDKKLVEAHALVASVEEKSLEVDSRLHSADARLAEANRKSSEVERKLQELEARESLLCRERLSLKSEREAHEDTFSKQREELREWERKLQDGQARLYESQRLLNHREEKANEKDKVLNQKEKDLEEAQKKIEMANTGLKEKETDIRTRSSALTHKEEEAVARKKKLEVKEQELLAFEQKLHARERMEIQQIIDEHNAVLESEKREFELEMDQKRKSVDEELKSQRDAVEQKQDEVNRMEGNVVKREQNLEKKLEKLKEKEKDYESKSKALKEREKSLKAEEKNLEKDKKQLEDDKLKVLNLRAELDKDMATVEEEKQRIIAEQENLQVTEEERNQLLSLQSKLKEEIDHYNSERELLAKEREELKQEREHFEREWEVLDTKRAETTKELNQINCEKEKLEKWKHEEEERLRSEKIEMTRQIQSELEALRLEREAFEGTMQHERTEQFEKARGEHDDMLRDFEIQKQELESVMLNRQDEMEKRLREKERVFEEEREREHTRIISLREQAQREMEEMQLERQRIEREKQTITNSRKQLDQDQLEIRNDIDELRALSGNLNGQREELIKERRRFLALVEQRKNCPSCGELVLPEVQSLPELEDIGPAILPRLAEDYLKKSTEKPNPDISPGGTDLNSAAPGVRMSWLRKCTTKIFNFSPGKKSEDASQAQAGGSSPLAVEVNKKEAFSERLDEAADEPEPSFGAANDSVDISIREEGEPALSINEQSNVAKAQGVSEMSASPENPDSQPEAPKYSRRKPGKKGGKLRTTRSVKRVVEEAKAFLGEATEPNKDEQPNGKPDDLVQINEDSQGDSLHAADGRSRYGGRKRQYAHTSRTTASEQDADDSEARSDSVTTGGRRKRRQTVAAGAQTPGAKRYNFRRSTVAAAAQASPGRTAEIEKEDHLLSSAVPENGDSKGGGNSEEVAPNNQPAMVPSAGVASETENSMYMLQKTTMKSIVEVQEFSSRERIRGGGLCLSQLDRGELGMETNSTGDVMLDREDVEAERMDEAGSDESDGYRTESGAEDGDEEEDPDNDNEEHAASIGKKLWKFFTT, from the exons ATGTTTACGCCGCAGCGGAAGGGGTGGTCAGGCTGGTCGATTTCGCCACGGGCGGACGGGCAGAGGAATGGGCTGGTCTTGTCGAACCCCAAGAGTGCTGGTGGGAAAGGAAAGGGCGTCGAAGGGTCGGTTCCGCTGCTGCCCCCGCCGTTGGATTCTCTAGATGAGAACGGTGGGGATGCTGCGATTGACGGCGGTGGCGATATGGAGGTCTGGCAGCGGTTCCGGGAAGCAGGATTGCTGGATGAGGTGTCATTGGAGAAGAAAGACAGGGAGGCGCTGTTTGAGAGGCTATCGAGGCTCGAACAGGAG CTTCATGAATACCAATACAACATGGGCCTTCTGTTGATTGAGAAGAAGGAATGGACATCCAAGTACAACGACCTCAGGGAGATGGTGGCAGAGGCAGAGGAGACCCTCAAACGAGAGCAGTCCAAACATTTTATCGCCATATCTGAAGTAGAAAAGCGAGAGGAAAATCTGAAGGAGGCCTTGGGGGTGGAAAAGCAATGTGTTGTGGAT CTTGAAAAGGCTTTGCATGAGATGCGTGCACAATATGCAGAAATCAAGTTCAATTCGGATAAGAAATTGGTTGAAGCTCATGCCTTGGTTGCTAGTGTGGAAGAGAAATCGTTGGAGGTGGATTCAAGGCTGCATTCTGCTGATGCCAGACTGGCAGAAGCGAATCGAAAGAGTTCAGAGGTGGAAAGGAAGCTACAAGAGTTGGAGGCTCGTGAAAGTTTACTTTGTAGGGAGCGGCTCTCCTTAAAATCAGA GAGAGAAGCACATGAGGATACCTTTTCCAAACAAAGGGAAGAACTTCGAGAGTGGGAAAGAAAACTTCAGGACGGTCAAGCGAGGCTTTACGAGAGCCAGAGACTTCTCAACCACAGAGAGGAGAAGGCAAATGAGAAGGATAAGGTCCTTAATCAGAAAGAGAAGGATCTTGAAGAGGCACAGAAGAAGATTGAGATGGCTAATACAGGTTTGAAAGAGAAGGAAACGGATATAAGAACGAGATCATCTGCCTTAACTCATAAAGAAGAG GAAGCTGTTGCTCGGAAAAAGAAACTAGAAGTGAAAGAGCAGGAATTACTTGCATTCGAACAGAAGCTCCATGCAAGAGAAAGA ATGGAGATTCAGCAGATCATTGATGAACACAATGCTGTTCTGGAGTCCGAAAAACGTGAGTTTGAGTTGGAAATGGACCAAAAGAGAAAATCAGTGGATGAAGAGCTGAAAAGCCAGCGGGATGCGGTGGAGCAGAAGCAAGATGAAGTCAATCGCATGGAGGGAAATGTTGTTAAAAGAGAGCAGAATTTAGAAAAGAAGTTAGAGAAAttaaaggagaaagagaaggactATGAATCTAAATCGAAAGCTTTGAAGGAGAGGGAAAAATCACTCAAAgctgaagagaagaacttggagAAGGATAagaaacagttagaggatgataaaCTAAAGGTGCTTAATCTTAGGGCTGAACTCGACAAGGATATGGCTACGGTGGAGGAAGAAAAACAGCGAATAATTGCCGAGCAGGAAAATCTCCAAGTAACTGAAGAAGAGAGGAATCAACTTCTCTCCCTACAGTCAAAGTTGAAAGAGGAAATTGATCATTACAACAGTGAGAGGGAATTGCTAGCAAAGGAAAGAGAGGAACTGAAGCAGGAAAGGGAGCATTTTGAGAGAGAATGGGAAGTGCTGGACACGAAAAGAGCCGAGACAACAAAAGAGCTAAATCAGATCAATTGTGAGAAGGAGAAGTTGGAAAAATGGAAGCATGAAGAAGAGGAAAGATTGAGAAGTGAGAAGATAGAGATGACACGTCAGATTCAGAGTGAGCTTGAAGCTCTCAGATTGGAGAGAGAAGCATTTGAGGGCACCATGCAGCATGAGCGAACAGAACAATTTGAAAAGGCCCGAGGAGAGCACGACGATATGCTTCGTGATTTTGAGATCCAGAAACAAGAACTGGAGTCTGTTATGCTGAATAGGCAGGATGAGATGGAGAAACGTCTACGGGAGAAAGAGAGGGTGTttgaggaggagagagaaagagaacatACTCGGATTATTTCCTTAAGGGAACAAGCTCAAAGGGAAATGGAGGAAATGCAGCTGGAGCGGCAAAGGATTGAAAGAGAAAAGCAGACAATTACCAATAGCCGAAAGCAGCTTGATCAAGACCAGCTTGAGATACGGAATGACATTGATGAGCTCCGTGCTCTAAGTGGGAACCTTAATGGTCAACGCGAAGAGCTTATCAAGGAAAGACGGCGGTTCCTTGCTCTTGTTGAGCAGCGCAAGAATTGTCCAAGTTGTGGAGAATTGGTTCTCCCTGAGGTCCAATCTTTGCCTGAACTCGAGGACATTGGCCCTGCTATTCTGCCGAGGCTGGCTGAAGACTATCTGAAGAAGAGTACTGAAAAGCCAAACCCTGACATATCACCTGGGGGAACGGATTTGAATTCTGCTGCTCCTGGCGTTCGCATGTCTTGGCTTCGGAAATGCACGACAAAGATATTTAATTTCTCCCCTGGAAAGAAATCTGAGGATGCTTCCCAAGCTCAGGCTGGTGGGTCATCTCCACTTGCTGTGGAAGTCAACAAAAAAGAGGCATTCTCGGAGAGACTGGATGAGGCTGCAGATGAGCCGGAACCATCCTTTGGGGCAGCGAACGATTCTGTCGATATCAGCATTAGAGAGGAGGGGGAACCTGCTCTGTCCATCAATGAACAGAGCAATGTTGCTAAGGCACAAGGAGTTTCGGAGATGTCTGCCTCACCCGAAAACCCTGACTCCCAGCCTGAGGCACCAAAATATAGCAGGCGCAAGCCTGGCAAGAAAGGTGGTAAGCTCAGAACCACACGTTCTGTGAAGCGAGTGGTCGAAGAAGCCAAGGCTTTCCTTGGAGAGGCCACAGAACCGAACAAGGATGAACAGCCAAATGGCAAACCCGATGATCTTGTTCAGATCAATGAGGATAGTCAGGGAGATTCTCTTCATGCTGCAGATGGAAGAAGCAGATACGGTGGACGTAAGCGGCAATATGCTCACACTTCTAGAACCACAGCAAGTGAGCAGGATGCTGATGATAGTGAAGCCCGTTCGGATAGTGTCACAACAGGCGGGCGCCGAAAGAGGCGGCAAACTGTTGCCGCAGGAGCACAAACTCCAGGGGCAAAACGGTACAACTTCAGAAGATCAACAGT TGCTGCTGCAGCCCAAGCCTCGCCTGGTCGGACTGCAGAAATTGAGAAAGAGGATCACCTGTTATCATCGGCAGTTCCTGAAAATGGGGATTCTAAAGGTGGCGGGAATTCGGAGGAAGTTGCTCCAAACAATCAACCCGCCATGGTGCCTTCTGCTGGAGTTGCTAGTGAGACCGAAAATAGCATGTACATGCTGCAGAAAACGACAATGAAGAGCATTGTGGAAGTTCAGGAGTTCTCCTCGCGGGAGCGTATCAGA GGAGGTGGGTTGTGTCTGTCACAGCTTGATAGGGGGGAGCTCGGCATGGAAACCAACAGCACCGGGGATGTAATGTTGGATCGAGAGGATGTGGAAGCTGAGAGGATGGACGAGGCAGGATCTGATGAAAGCGACGGGTACCGCACTGAAAGTGGTGCTGAAGATGGGGATGAAGAAGAGGACCCCGACAATGACAACGAGGAACACGCTGCTTCGATAGGGAAGAAGCTGTGGAAATTCTTCACAACGTGA
- the LOC131235206 gene encoding nuclear matrix constituent protein 1-like isoform X2 — MFTPQRKGWSGWSISPRADGQRNGLVLSNPKSAGGKGKGVEGSVPLLPPPLDSLDENGGDAAIDGGGDMEVWQRFREAGLLDEVSLEKKDREALFERLSRLEQELHEYQYNMGLLLIEKKEWTSKYNDLREMVAEAEETLKREQSKHFIAISEVEKREENLKEALGVEKQCVVDLEKALHEMRAQYAEIKFNSDKKLVEAHALVASVEEKSLEVDSRLHSADARLAEANRKSSEVERKLQELEARESLLCRERLSLKSEREAHEDTFSKQREELREWERKLQDGQARLYESQRLLNHREEKANEKDKVLNQKEKDLEEAQKKIEMANTGLKEKETDIRTRSSALTHKEEEAVARKKKLEVKEQELLAFEQKLHARERMEIQQIIDEHNAVLESEKREFELEMDQKRKSVDEELKSQRDAVEQKQDEVNRMEGNVVKREQNLEKKLEKLKEKEKDYESKSKALKEREKSLKAEEKNLEKDKKQLEDDKLKVLNLRAELDKDMATVEEEKQRIIAEQENLQVTEEERNQLLSLQSKLKEEIDHYNSERELLAKEREELKQEREHFEREWEVLDTKRAETTKELNQINCEKEKLEKWKHEEEERLRSEKIEMTRQIQSELEALRLEREAFEGTMQHERTEQFEKARGEHDDMLRDFEIQKQELESVMLNRQDEMEKRLREKERVFEEEREREHTRIISLREQAQREMEEMQLERQRIEREKQTITNSRKQLDQDQLEIRNDIDELRALSGNLNGQREELIKERRRFLALVEQRKNCPSCGELVLPEVQSLPELEDIGPAILPRLAEDYLKKSTEKPNPDISPGGTDLNSAAPGVRMSWLRKCTTKIFNFSPGKKSEDASQAQAGGSSPLAVEVNKKEAFSERLDEAADEPEPSFGAANDSVDISIREEGEPALSINEQSNVAKAQGVSEMSASPENPDSQPEAPKYSRRKPGKKGGKLRTTRSVKRVVEEAKAFLGEATEPNKDEQPNGKPDDLVQINEDSQGDSLHAADGRSRYGGRKRQYAHTSRTTASEQDADDSEARSDSVTTGGRRKRRQTVAAGAQTPGAKRYNFRRSTVAAAAQASPGRTAEIEKEDHLLSSAVPENGDSKGGGNSEEVAPNNQPAMVPSAGVASETENSMYMLQKTTMKSIVEVQEFSSRERIRLDRGELGMETNSTGDVMLDREDVEAERMDEAGSDESDGYRTESGAEDGDEEEDPDNDNEEHAASIGKKLWKFFTT; from the exons ATGTTTACGCCGCAGCGGAAGGGGTGGTCAGGCTGGTCGATTTCGCCACGGGCGGACGGGCAGAGGAATGGGCTGGTCTTGTCGAACCCCAAGAGTGCTGGTGGGAAAGGAAAGGGCGTCGAAGGGTCGGTTCCGCTGCTGCCCCCGCCGTTGGATTCTCTAGATGAGAACGGTGGGGATGCTGCGATTGACGGCGGTGGCGATATGGAGGTCTGGCAGCGGTTCCGGGAAGCAGGATTGCTGGATGAGGTGTCATTGGAGAAGAAAGACAGGGAGGCGCTGTTTGAGAGGCTATCGAGGCTCGAACAGGAG CTTCATGAATACCAATACAACATGGGCCTTCTGTTGATTGAGAAGAAGGAATGGACATCCAAGTACAACGACCTCAGGGAGATGGTGGCAGAGGCAGAGGAGACCCTCAAACGAGAGCAGTCCAAACATTTTATCGCCATATCTGAAGTAGAAAAGCGAGAGGAAAATCTGAAGGAGGCCTTGGGGGTGGAAAAGCAATGTGTTGTGGAT CTTGAAAAGGCTTTGCATGAGATGCGTGCACAATATGCAGAAATCAAGTTCAATTCGGATAAGAAATTGGTTGAAGCTCATGCCTTGGTTGCTAGTGTGGAAGAGAAATCGTTGGAGGTGGATTCAAGGCTGCATTCTGCTGATGCCAGACTGGCAGAAGCGAATCGAAAGAGTTCAGAGGTGGAAAGGAAGCTACAAGAGTTGGAGGCTCGTGAAAGTTTACTTTGTAGGGAGCGGCTCTCCTTAAAATCAGA GAGAGAAGCACATGAGGATACCTTTTCCAAACAAAGGGAAGAACTTCGAGAGTGGGAAAGAAAACTTCAGGACGGTCAAGCGAGGCTTTACGAGAGCCAGAGACTTCTCAACCACAGAGAGGAGAAGGCAAATGAGAAGGATAAGGTCCTTAATCAGAAAGAGAAGGATCTTGAAGAGGCACAGAAGAAGATTGAGATGGCTAATACAGGTTTGAAAGAGAAGGAAACGGATATAAGAACGAGATCATCTGCCTTAACTCATAAAGAAGAG GAAGCTGTTGCTCGGAAAAAGAAACTAGAAGTGAAAGAGCAGGAATTACTTGCATTCGAACAGAAGCTCCATGCAAGAGAAAGA ATGGAGATTCAGCAGATCATTGATGAACACAATGCTGTTCTGGAGTCCGAAAAACGTGAGTTTGAGTTGGAAATGGACCAAAAGAGAAAATCAGTGGATGAAGAGCTGAAAAGCCAGCGGGATGCGGTGGAGCAGAAGCAAGATGAAGTCAATCGCATGGAGGGAAATGTTGTTAAAAGAGAGCAGAATTTAGAAAAGAAGTTAGAGAAAttaaaggagaaagagaaggactATGAATCTAAATCGAAAGCTTTGAAGGAGAGGGAAAAATCACTCAAAgctgaagagaagaacttggagAAGGATAagaaacagttagaggatgataaaCTAAAGGTGCTTAATCTTAGGGCTGAACTCGACAAGGATATGGCTACGGTGGAGGAAGAAAAACAGCGAATAATTGCCGAGCAGGAAAATCTCCAAGTAACTGAAGAAGAGAGGAATCAACTTCTCTCCCTACAGTCAAAGTTGAAAGAGGAAATTGATCATTACAACAGTGAGAGGGAATTGCTAGCAAAGGAAAGAGAGGAACTGAAGCAGGAAAGGGAGCATTTTGAGAGAGAATGGGAAGTGCTGGACACGAAAAGAGCCGAGACAACAAAAGAGCTAAATCAGATCAATTGTGAGAAGGAGAAGTTGGAAAAATGGAAGCATGAAGAAGAGGAAAGATTGAGAAGTGAGAAGATAGAGATGACACGTCAGATTCAGAGTGAGCTTGAAGCTCTCAGATTGGAGAGAGAAGCATTTGAGGGCACCATGCAGCATGAGCGAACAGAACAATTTGAAAAGGCCCGAGGAGAGCACGACGATATGCTTCGTGATTTTGAGATCCAGAAACAAGAACTGGAGTCTGTTATGCTGAATAGGCAGGATGAGATGGAGAAACGTCTACGGGAGAAAGAGAGGGTGTttgaggaggagagagaaagagaacatACTCGGATTATTTCCTTAAGGGAACAAGCTCAAAGGGAAATGGAGGAAATGCAGCTGGAGCGGCAAAGGATTGAAAGAGAAAAGCAGACAATTACCAATAGCCGAAAGCAGCTTGATCAAGACCAGCTTGAGATACGGAATGACATTGATGAGCTCCGTGCTCTAAGTGGGAACCTTAATGGTCAACGCGAAGAGCTTATCAAGGAAAGACGGCGGTTCCTTGCTCTTGTTGAGCAGCGCAAGAATTGTCCAAGTTGTGGAGAATTGGTTCTCCCTGAGGTCCAATCTTTGCCTGAACTCGAGGACATTGGCCCTGCTATTCTGCCGAGGCTGGCTGAAGACTATCTGAAGAAGAGTACTGAAAAGCCAAACCCTGACATATCACCTGGGGGAACGGATTTGAATTCTGCTGCTCCTGGCGTTCGCATGTCTTGGCTTCGGAAATGCACGACAAAGATATTTAATTTCTCCCCTGGAAAGAAATCTGAGGATGCTTCCCAAGCTCAGGCTGGTGGGTCATCTCCACTTGCTGTGGAAGTCAACAAAAAAGAGGCATTCTCGGAGAGACTGGATGAGGCTGCAGATGAGCCGGAACCATCCTTTGGGGCAGCGAACGATTCTGTCGATATCAGCATTAGAGAGGAGGGGGAACCTGCTCTGTCCATCAATGAACAGAGCAATGTTGCTAAGGCACAAGGAGTTTCGGAGATGTCTGCCTCACCCGAAAACCCTGACTCCCAGCCTGAGGCACCAAAATATAGCAGGCGCAAGCCTGGCAAGAAAGGTGGTAAGCTCAGAACCACACGTTCTGTGAAGCGAGTGGTCGAAGAAGCCAAGGCTTTCCTTGGAGAGGCCACAGAACCGAACAAGGATGAACAGCCAAATGGCAAACCCGATGATCTTGTTCAGATCAATGAGGATAGTCAGGGAGATTCTCTTCATGCTGCAGATGGAAGAAGCAGATACGGTGGACGTAAGCGGCAATATGCTCACACTTCTAGAACCACAGCAAGTGAGCAGGATGCTGATGATAGTGAAGCCCGTTCGGATAGTGTCACAACAGGCGGGCGCCGAAAGAGGCGGCAAACTGTTGCCGCAGGAGCACAAACTCCAGGGGCAAAACGGTACAACTTCAGAAGATCAACAGT TGCTGCTGCAGCCCAAGCCTCGCCTGGTCGGACTGCAGAAATTGAGAAAGAGGATCACCTGTTATCATCGGCAGTTCCTGAAAATGGGGATTCTAAAGGTGGCGGGAATTCGGAGGAAGTTGCTCCAAACAATCAACCCGCCATGGTGCCTTCTGCTGGAGTTGCTAGTGAGACCGAAAATAGCATGTACATGCTGCAGAAAACGACAATGAAGAGCATTGTGGAAGTTCAGGAGTTCTCCTCGCGGGAGCGTATCAGA CTTGATAGGGGGGAGCTCGGCATGGAAACCAACAGCACCGGGGATGTAATGTTGGATCGAGAGGATGTGGAAGCTGAGAGGATGGACGAGGCAGGATCTGATGAAAGCGACGGGTACCGCACTGAAAGTGGTGCTGAAGATGGGGATGAAGAAGAGGACCCCGACAATGACAACGAGGAACACGCTGCTTCGATAGGGAAGAAGCTGTGGAAATTCTTCACAACGTGA